In Parvularculales bacterium, one DNA window encodes the following:
- the rodA gene encoding rod shape-determining protein RodA, giving the protein MFNLATQKVQSDTLYGKVQRIDWGLVLVLTLLAGVGFALLYSATRGVLESWPIQQMIRFSIGIVCATAVGLVSLRVWHGIAWLSYGAALLLLILVPLLGGATTGAQRWLDLGIIKFQPSEPMKLALILALARYYESLPAKDISRLRFMIIPVVLTLIPAMLIMRQPDLGTAFLIVATGGIIIFLAGVRILYFVLVVVVGVASLPVLWSFLKDYQKERILSFVESGYDPLGAGYHILQSQIALGSGGVFGRGFLQGTQTQLSFLPELQTDFIFTILAEDFGLMGGLVLLFLCGAVLWIVFRIARNSVSTFGHLIAMGVGVIFFLHAFINMAMVMGLLPVVGIPLPLISYGGSSMLTFLLGFGLVLSAHIHQRLKISGGIGAMGGTLALVDNFHSERK; this is encoded by the coding sequence ATGTTTAATTTAGCTACACAAAAGGTACAAAGTGATACGCTGTACGGAAAAGTTCAGCGTATAGACTGGGGTTTAGTCTTGGTACTGACATTGCTTGCTGGTGTAGGTTTTGCTCTGTTGTATTCGGCCACTCGTGGTGTTCTGGAGTCGTGGCCTATTCAGCAAATGATACGCTTTTCTATTGGCATCGTGTGTGCCACAGCCGTAGGGTTGGTGAGTTTGCGCGTTTGGCATGGGATAGCATGGTTATCTTATGGTGCGGCTTTGTTGTTGCTTATTCTGGTTCCCTTATTGGGGGGGGCCACTACGGGGGCTCAGCGCTGGTTGGATTTAGGAATCATAAAATTTCAACCCTCGGAGCCTATGAAATTGGCTCTGATTTTAGCGCTGGCGCGTTATTACGAGAGTTTACCCGCTAAAGATATCTCTCGCCTTCGTTTTATGATTATACCGGTGGTTCTTACGTTGATACCGGCGATGTTAATTATGCGGCAACCGGATCTGGGAACAGCTTTTCTAATTGTAGCTACTGGAGGTATTATTATATTTCTTGCTGGTGTGCGGATACTTTATTTTGTGCTTGTTGTTGTTGTAGGTGTTGCGTCTCTCCCGGTGTTATGGTCCTTTTTGAAAGACTATCAGAAAGAACGTATATTATCTTTTGTCGAGTCAGGCTATGATCCCTTAGGGGCGGGATATCATATTCTTCAGTCTCAGATTGCGCTGGGTTCGGGCGGTGTGTTTGGGCGCGGTTTTCTTCAAGGTACTCAGACTCAGTTGAGTTTTTTACCTGAACTACAGACAGATTTTATTTTCACAATTCTAGCGGAAGATTTTGGCTTGATGGGTGGACTTGTTTTACTATTTTTATGTGGAGCAGTTTTGTGGATAGTCTTTCGGATTGCCCGCAATAGCGTGAGCACTTTTGGACATTTAATTGCGATGGGGGTTGGTGTGATATTTTTTCTTCATGCTTTTATTAACATGGCTATGGTTATGGGGCTACTTCCGGTTGTTGGTATTCCCTTGCCGTTGATTTCTTATGGAGGGTCGTCCATGTTGACGTTTCTATTAGGGTTTGGTTTGGTGTTGAGTGCCCATATTCATCAAAGACTTAAGATAAGTGGTGGTATAGGGGCAATGGGAGGCACACTAGCACTAGTGGATAATTTTCATAGCGAGAGAAAATAA
- a CDS encoding substrate-binding domain-containing protein gives MIASLHLVSIALFVWMYPLTSSAAPSTLTLATTTSLENSGLLTYLLPQFTAQTGIVVHVISQGTGRALQTARNGDADAVLTHHPALERAFIKDEFAPERLPIMEGRFGLVGPANDPAMLNSAPNSVEAFKRLAAYGQQANKPVFVSRGDNSGTHYAEQKLWHETGIDPTPMSGHWYLETGAGMGATLNITAELNAYTLVDRATWLASGNTQYLQWIGDQITYPPNHYTVIIVSPARHPHTRHDEARAFVRWLLSNKGQAAVQTFYLRDEQPFWPISGQ, from the coding sequence ATGATTGCTTCATTGCACCTTGTTTCCATCGCTCTCTTTGTGTGGATGTATCCTCTCACCTCCTCCGCCGCACCATCCACCCTGACCCTTGCTACCACAACCTCTCTGGAGAACTCCGGGTTGTTAACTTATCTGCTACCTCAGTTTACGGCGCAGACAGGGATTGTGGTACACGTTATTTCCCAAGGCACCGGACGCGCCCTACAAACAGCCCGCAACGGCGATGCAGATGCCGTGCTTACCCATCATCCTGCTTTAGAACGTGCTTTTATTAAAGACGAATTTGCCCCAGAGCGATTGCCCATCATGGAAGGCCGTTTTGGCCTTGTAGGGCCCGCCAATGATCCGGCCATGCTAAACAGTGCTCCCAACAGTGTTGAAGCGTTTAAGCGTCTTGCAGCCTATGGCCAACAGGCAAACAAACCGGTTTTCGTATCCAGAGGAGATAATAGTGGTACTCATTATGCAGAACAAAAGCTTTGGCATGAGACAGGCATTGATCCTACCCCCATGAGTGGTCACTGGTATTTGGAAACCGGCGCTGGCATGGGCGCAACTCTCAACATCACCGCCGAGCTTAACGCTTATACTCTAGTTGACCGCGCCACATGGCTAGCATCCGGGAATACCCAATATCTTCAATGGATTGGCGATCAGATTACCTACCCACCCAATCATTATACGGTAATAATTGTGAGCCCCGCCCGCCATCCCCACACACGGCACGACGAAGCCCGCGCTTTTGTGCGCTGGCTGTTGTCCAACAAAGGACAAGCCGCTGTTCAAACCTTTTATCTACGTGACGAACAGCCGTTTTGGCCAATTTCAGGCCAATAA
- a CDS encoding ABC transporter permease: MTNFTDSMMIAFHLVTHADSDLLEIVGLSLYVSLTATFLAALLGMPLGVILALTTLPGRRMMIVIVNAAMGLPPVVVGLFIYLILSRSGPLGVLGLLYTPTAMVVAQTVLALPIVAALTRQVTEDMWAEYREQLLSFGVRPRQAATTLLWEARSSLIVVALAGFGRASAEVGAVMIVGGNIDHYTRVMTTTIALETSKGNLSLALALGLILLFIALGVNSVVAALSSSARASL; the protein is encoded by the coding sequence ATGACTAACTTCACCGATTCAATGATGATAGCCTTTCATCTGGTAACACATGCTGACTCTGATCTTCTAGAAATTGTAGGGCTGTCACTTTATGTCAGCCTAACAGCAACATTTCTTGCAGCCCTTCTTGGCATGCCTCTGGGCGTTATTCTTGCCCTTACCACCCTACCTGGACGCCGCATGATGATTGTCATCGTTAACGCCGCTATGGGGCTACCTCCTGTGGTGGTAGGTTTGTTCATTTACTTAATTTTATCGCGCTCTGGCCCTCTCGGAGTTCTGGGTTTGCTTTACACCCCCACCGCCATGGTTGTTGCTCAGACTGTTTTAGCTCTCCCCATTGTTGCCGCCCTCACCCGACAAGTCACCGAAGACATGTGGGCTGAATATCGGGAGCAGTTACTCTCGTTTGGTGTTCGCCCAAGGCAAGCTGCCACCACTTTATTATGGGAGGCTCGCAGTAGTTTGATTGTAGTAGCTCTTGCCGGTTTTGGGCGCGCAAGTGCTGAAGTGGGGGCTGTTATGATTGTTGGCGGTAACATTGACCACTATACCCGCGTGATGACGACCACCATTGCTCTAGAGACCAGCAAAGGTAATCTATCTTTGGCTCTGGCGTTGGGTCTTATTTTACTTTTTATTGCTCTCGGTGTAAACAGCGTGGTAGCTGCCCTTAGTTCTTCGGCTCGTGCTTCATTATGA
- a CDS encoding ATP-binding cassette domain-containing protein — protein MGRIIRYYEFMRIVDDRKRLSLELKGVCYNAGGSILIRDMSLRIEAEPLTIVLGPNGAGKSLTLRLIHGLIKPDKGKIRWCSSIIPCAARDSYTRPVIFQAMVFQRPVILRRSVLGNALYGLRQHGVKRRVALARAHHALEGVGLAAQAHQSASTLSGGERQRLALARVWAMRPEVLFLDEPTANLDPASTRRVEDIVRLMGEEGTKIIMTTHDIDQARRLADEVVFLHQGTLLEKTPAKDFFTNPQTRAARAFLSGDFLQ, from the coding sequence ATGGGGCGTATTATACGGTATTATGAGTTCATGAGAATTGTCGATGATAGAAAGAGGCTTTCGCTGGAACTGAAGGGCGTTTGTTACAATGCAGGTGGTTCTATCTTGATACGAGATATGAGTTTGCGGATTGAAGCAGAGCCATTGACGATTGTGCTAGGGCCTAATGGGGCTGGAAAAAGCCTTACACTTAGGCTTATTCATGGGTTGATAAAGCCAGATAAAGGTAAGATACGTTGGTGTAGCTCGATAATTCCCTGTGCTGCGCGAGATTCCTACACAAGGCCTGTTATCTTTCAGGCCATGGTGTTTCAGCGTCCTGTTATCTTGCGACGTTCGGTTTTGGGTAATGCACTTTATGGTCTACGCCAGCATGGTGTTAAACGGCGGGTAGCGTTAGCGCGAGCGCATCATGCTCTTGAGGGGGTAGGCCTTGCAGCACAGGCACATCAAAGTGCAAGTACGTTAAGTGGTGGTGAGCGGCAGCGTTTGGCCCTAGCTAGAGTCTGGGCTATGAGGCCGGAGGTGTTGTTTTTGGATGAACCCACCGCCAATCTTGATCCAGCCTCAACGCGTAGGGTGGAGGATATTGTGCGACTGATGGGAGAGGAGGGTACAAAAATTATCATGACCACTCATGATATTGACCAGGCTCGGCGGTTGGCGGATGAAGTTGTGTTTTTGCACCAAGGCACCTTGTTGGAGAAAACGCCTGCCAAAGATTTTTTTACTAACCCTCAAACAAGAGCCGCTCGTGCTTTTTTGTCAGGTGATTTTCTACAGTGA
- a CDS encoding acyl-CoA dehydrogenase family protein, with translation MTHLDIQAAATNFIPQLQARADEIESNRFLPQDLAQSFAEAGLYASLMPQIYGGLELPPMDALRLFETLAQGDASAAWCVMIGATSGMMVAWMPPEAACEVCGMKTPDALLPSVESLPVLAGVFAPMGSAIPEGDGFRVQGRWSWGSGSRNAHWIAGGCMVMRDGEPERMANGLPLSRMMMAPAGEVNLLDTWHVSGLCGTGSTDFVMEDCFIPQDRAISLVTGKPLDRPVYKFSIFSFLAVAVSSVCFGIARGALDDLIVLAAEKRSQGAVKPLALREATQTDVARSEAVVRSARAFLYESVERAWESVNKNGYVSVEERRDMRLAAAYGAQACVDVVDIAYRLGGGSSIFRTSPLQRRFRDIHVATQHMMVGSNNLTQMGRLFLNVETDTTMF, from the coding sequence ATGACTCATTTAGATATTCAAGCTGCTGCTACAAATTTTATACCTCAGTTACAGGCGCGAGCTGATGAAATTGAAAGTAATCGCTTTTTGCCGCAAGACCTTGCTCAATCGTTTGCCGAGGCTGGCTTGTATGCCAGTTTGATGCCTCAGATCTATGGAGGTTTGGAGTTGCCACCTATGGATGCGCTACGGTTGTTTGAAACGTTGGCGCAGGGGGATGCGTCTGCAGCATGGTGCGTCATGATTGGGGCTACCTCTGGTATGATGGTTGCGTGGATGCCTCCTGAAGCGGCTTGTGAGGTGTGTGGTATGAAAACACCGGATGCCCTGCTGCCGTCCGTTGAAAGCCTACCTGTATTGGCGGGGGTTTTTGCCCCTATGGGGAGTGCCATTCCGGAGGGAGATGGTTTTAGGGTGCAGGGACGTTGGTCATGGGGGTCGGGAAGCCGCAATGCTCACTGGATTGCCGGTGGTTGTATGGTTATGCGGGATGGCGAACCGGAACGCATGGCGAATGGTTTGCCTTTGAGCCGTATGATGATGGCTCCGGCGGGGGAGGTTAATCTGTTGGATACATGGCACGTCTCCGGCCTGTGTGGGACGGGTAGTACAGATTTTGTGATGGAGGATTGTTTCATACCACAAGACCGAGCCATTAGTCTGGTAACGGGTAAGCCCCTTGATAGACCGGTTTATAAATTTTCCATCTTTAGTTTTTTGGCGGTAGCGGTGTCTTCTGTGTGTTTTGGTATTGCACGGGGTGCACTGGATGATTTGATTGTGCTGGCCGCAGAAAAAAGATCGCAAGGGGCCGTTAAGCCGCTGGCCTTGCGGGAGGCAACGCAAACTGATGTAGCGCGTTCTGAAGCGGTGGTGAGAAGTGCGCGGGCATTTTTGTATGAAAGTGTTGAAAGAGCGTGGGAGAGTGTTAATAAGAACGGATATGTCAGCGTTGAGGAACGTCGTGATATGCGTCTTGCAGCGGCTTATGGAGCGCAAGCGTGTGTGGATGTTGTAGATATTGCCTATAGACTTGGGGGTGGATCGTCAATTTTTCGAACCTCACCTTTGCAAAGACGCTTTCGAGATATCCATGTAGCCACTCAGCATATGATGGTAGGGTCAAACAATTTGACTCAGATGGGGCGGTTGTTTCTGAACGTTGAAACAGACACTACTATGTTTTAG